A window of the Eremothecium cymbalariae DBVPG#7215 chromosome 5, complete sequence genome harbors these coding sequences:
- the CKS1 gene encoding cyclin-dependent protein kinase regulatory subunit CKS1 (similar to Ashbya gossypii ABR109C) gives MFSNHPFQGRKLTEQERARVLEFQESIHYSPRYSDDTHEYRHVMLPKAMLKVIPSDYFNSETGTLRILTEDEWRGLGVTQSLGWEHYECHAPEPHILLFKRPLNFEADLRVAQQQQQQQQYAAGH, from the coding sequence ATGTTCTCAAACCATCCATTTCAAGGAAGAAAGTTGACAGAGCAAGAAAGGGCCAGAGTGTTAGAATTTCAGGAATCGATTCATTATTCACCACGTTATTCAGATGACACGCATGAATACAGGCATGTAATGTTGCCTAAGGCGATGCTTAAGGTGATTCCATCGGACTACTTTAATTCAGAAACCGGTACTCTACGGATTTTGACAGAAGACGAATGGAGAGGGTTAGGGGTTACACAGTCGTTGGGTTGGGAACATTATGAGTGTCATGCACCAGAACCTCATATTCTACTGTTTAAGAGACCGTTGAACTTTGAAGCAGATCTTCGTGTGGcgcaacagcagcaacaacagcagcaataTGCAGCAGGACACTAG